The window AATTTTTCCAGCGCTGCAAACAAGCTTTCCAACAATGATTACAGCAACGGCTTCGGCTACGGCGGCCGCGTGGGTTATCAAGGCGAATGGCTGAAAAATTTCTTCGTCGGCGCTTCTTATCAAATGCAAACCAAGATGAGCAAGTTCGACGACTATGCCGGGTTGTTCGCGGAAGAAGGCTGCTTTGACATTCCCTCGAATTGGACCGCAGGTTTGGCATTCAAGCCGGCTTCAGCATTGGCGCTCGCGTTTGATGTGCAACGCGTCAATTATAGCGAATGCAATTCCGTGGGCAACAAGCTGATGCCGAATTTGATGACGAGCAAGCTCGGCGATGAAAACGGCGCAGGTTTCGGTTGGGAAGACATGACGATCTTCAAAGGCGGCGTGCAATGGCAGGCACGCAAAGATTGGACGCTGCGCGCAGGCTATTCTAACGGCAAGCAGCCTATCCCGTCAAGCGAAGTGCTCTTCAATATTCTTGCGCCGGGCGTGATCGAACAACACGCGACGTTCGGCATCACGAAGACGCTCGCCAATCAAAACGAAATCAGTTTTGGATTGATGCACGGTTTCTCGAAGAGCGTCAGCGGCGCGAATCCTTTGGAAGCGCCGGGGCAACAAACCATTGAGTTGAAAATGAACCAATGGGAATTTGAGATCGGATATTCGTTCTGAATTTGCATGGAGCAGAGAGCGTGGCGCAAACGAATGACGCCATGCTCTTTGCCCCTTGCCCTCTGCAAGGGTTTTGCTCATGTCTACCAAACTTTCTCGACGCGAGTTCATCAAAATCGGCAGCCTCGGCCTGGGCGGCCTCGCTGCGGGCGGCGGCCTGTTCAAAGCTTTTTTTGATGCGGAAAAGAACGAAGTCGTTGCTGCGCCAGCGCTGACCGGTTTCACCGACGGCCCGGTGACCCTGACGCCCACGGTTTGCGAGATTTGTTTCTGGCAATGCGCCGGTTGGGTACACAGTGTCAATGGCCAGCCGTGGAAAATCACCGGCAATCCGGCAGATCCGAACTGCAACGGCCGGCTCTGTCCGCGCGGCACCGGCGGTCTCGGCGC is drawn from Cytophagia bacterium CHB2 and contains these coding sequences:
- a CDS encoding nitrate reductase produces the protein MSTKLSRREFIKIGSLGLGGLAAGGGLFKAFFDAEKNEVVAAPALTGFTDGPVTLTPTVCEICFWQCAGWVHSVNGQPWKITGNPADPNCNGRLCPRGTGGLGA